A genomic region of Antennarius striatus isolate MH-2024 chromosome 16, ASM4005453v1, whole genome shotgun sequence contains the following coding sequences:
- the rpl3 gene encoding large ribosomal subunit protein uL3, producing MSHRKFSAPRHGSLGFLPRKRSRRHRGKAKSFPKDDPSKPVHLTAFLGYKAGMTHIVREVDRPGSKVNKKEVVEAVTIVETPPMIVVGVVGYVSTPRGLRSFKTIFAEHVSDECKRRFYKNWYKSKKKAFTKYCKKWQDEEGKKQLEKDFAAMKKYCQVIRIIAHTQMRLLPLKQKKSHLMEVQLNGGSISDKVDWAREKLEQAVAIDAVFTQDEMIDVIGVTKGHGYKGVTSRWHTKKLPRKTHRGLRKVACIGAWHPARVAFSVARAGQKGYHHRTEINKKIYKIGQGYHTKGGKLVKNNASTDYDLSNKSINPLGGFVHYGEVTNDFVMVKGCVVGTKKRVLTLRKSLLVQTSRRALEKIDLKFIDTTSKFGHGRFQTVEEKKAFMGPLKKDRVTKEETA from the exons ATG TCCCACCGAAAGTTTTCGGCCCCGCGCCACGGATCTCTGGGCTTCCTGCCCCGCAAGAGGAGCCGCCGGCACCGCGGAAAGGCGAAGAGCTTCCCGAAGGACGACCCCAGCAAGCCGGTGCACCTCACCGCCTTCCTGGGCTACAAAGCCGGCATGACGCACATCGTCCGGGAGGTGGACCGACCCGGTTCAA aGGTGAACAagaaggaggtggtggaggcCGTCACCATCGTGGAGACCCCTCCCATGAtcgtggtgggggtggtgggctACGTCAGCACCCCCCGCGGGCTGCGATCCTTCAAGACCATTTTCGCTGAGCACGTCAGTGACGAGTGCAAACGCCGCTTCTACAAGAACTG GTACAAGTCCAAGAAGAAGGCCTTCACCAAGTACTGCAAGAAGTGGCAGGACGAGGAGGGCAAGAAGCAGCTGGAGAAGGACTTCGCCGCCATGAAGAAGTACTGCCAGGTCATCCGCATCATCGCCCACACGCAG ATGCGCCTCCTGCCGCTGAAGCAGAAGAAGTCTCACCTGATGGAGGTGCAGCTGAACGGCGGCAGCATCTCCGATAAGGTGGATTGGGCCCGCGAGAAGCTGGAGCAGGCGGTGGCCATCGACGCCGTGTTCACGCAGGACGAGATGATCGACGTCATCGGGGTCACCAAGGGTCACGGCTACAAAG GTGTCACCAGCCGTTGGCACACCAAGAAGCTTCCACGTAAGACCCATCGCGGTCTGCGTAAGGTGGCGTGCATCGGCGCCTGGCACCCGGCCCGCGTGGCGTTCTCTGTGGCCCGCGCCGGCCAGAAGGGCTACCACCACCGCACTGAGATCAACAAGAAGATCTACAAGATCGGACAGGGCTACCACACCAAGGGGGGCAAGCTGGTGAAGAACAACGCCTCCACCGACTACGACTTGTCCAACAAGAGCATCAACCCCCTG GGCGGGTTCGTCCACTACGGCGAGGTGACCAACGACTTCGTCATGGTGAAGGGCTGCGTGGTGGGAACCAAGAAGAGGGTGCTGACGCTGCGCAAA TCCCTGCTGGTCCAGACCAGCCGGCGCGCCCTGGAGAAGATCGACCTGAAGTTCATCGACACCACATCCAAGTTCGGCCACGGCCGCTTCCAGAcggtggaggagaagaaggcgTTCATG GGACCCCTCAAGAAGGACCGGGTCACCAAGGAGGAGACGGCCTGA